The DNA window CAATGAAGTTTGCATTGACATTGACAACAACCAAATGAAGTTCCTGGAAAGTAAGTCTGTTTCTCACTAGTTTGGGGAGAGCCATTTTTCCATCTTAAGCCAGACATGGTATGGTCAACATTGGGACTGTCAGAAAAGTAGTACTGGATCAGATTTTCCAACATTTTTAGAATACACATATAGTTTAATACCAAGGTGCCCAGGGAAGAGCactttctccgtgtgtgtgtgtgtgtgtgtgtgtgtgtgtgtacaagtgtgcatgcaccagtactgaggcttgagttcagggcctgggcactatccctgagctctttttgatcaaggctagcactctatcacttcagccccagtttcactttcagcttgttggtgattacttggagataagagtcttgggctttctatttgagctggctttgaactgtaatcctcagatctcagcctcctaagtagctagggttataggcatgagccataggagCCTGGCCGCACTTTCTTGCCTTTGTAAATATTTCTCCATTTTTCAATGCTAGTGACAAAGCAGAGTTTAGAGGAAAGCCTTAGAATTCTCTCCCATACTCTTTTGTAACCATCTCACTGTCTCCACATTACTGTAGATACATAAGTAAGCTGAGTAAGTACAGTATGGTTCCTTCCCAGCAAGTGCTCAGATCATTGCTATAATggtttcatttttactttcatcTAGTTTCAGAGAGCACTATTTCAATACATACATTGAAGCAAATCATTTGCTATCTTAAAACCCTTTAATGTCCATTTTTAAATAGCCTTTTATCTTACTCAAAGATAAAAGCAtagtagaaaatttaaaatattctgaaCTGAGTCATTATTGAAACAAATCTACAGATTAAAACTGGCATGccaaaaataagtatttaaagaGTTATAATCTTGTTATTATAGGCATGAAAACTTGTAGATTAACAACTTagtctaaaaacaaaaacaaaaaaacacgaACAGCAATAATAAGACCAAAGAGAGTAGAATGAAAgagatcatttaaaaaaacaaccatcaGGATTTAGTGGTACatccttgtaatctcagcacttgagaggtggaaacaggaggattataAATTAGAGTCCAAGAAACTGGACTCCAGTGGgctacacatataatcctagcaactcaggaagctgagatctgaggaacatagttcaaagccagcccaggcaggaaagtacatgagactttctccaattaaccaccaaaagccagaagtggatctgtggctcaagtggtagagcactagccttgatcaaaaagcttAAGGCCAatctccaagccccaagactgacacaagaaaacaggaaaaacatCAAGCAAGAAACAATGATTACttcttggctttttggttaaGATTAAATATAGCATTTGTTAGCAATTTAGTATCTGATACATCATATATTCATGGTTAATAAATGGATTTATGGAATAGGAATAAAAATATCCACTCAACACAAGCCTACAagacacaggacacacacacacacaacacttaaaaattaaaaaaagaaacttacgAAATTAATAATAAAGATAGACTAGCAAAGACCAGAGATGTCAAAAattagttctttgaaaagataagcaTAATTCTGGTGAAATTACCGAATACTAGAAATTACCAATAAGAATGtcatgaatgaaaaaaagaacCAATCATTGATAAAGATGCCAAATATATATTTCTGTTAGCATTTAAGAAGGTTTTGTCAAGTCCCTTTAACAGAGGTCTGTAAACATTCTGTCAAGGGCTGTTTAGTAAATTACTTAGGCTACAGTGTGGTCTGTGTGGATTCTGTTTCAGCCTCTCAACTCAATATCGTGTTGTGAGTAAAGCCGCTGGCCATTTGTGAACAGTTTCACATGTGTGTTATGATGAAACTATTTGTGGGCAATAGAATCTAAATTTGGTATCATATTTACATGTCATAAAAGTCTTGCTTTACAATTTAAACCACACCCAcagcccttttctttttgcttagttgttttttttagatAGAGTGTCACCATTTTACCTAGGGCTGGTCTCAGCCTTCTACTCTCCTATCAATGCCCTTCTAGTAACTGGGGTCACAGACATGCACAATCATTTCTGACTTATTGAGATGGGTTCTTAAATcactttttgccccagctggcctccaaACATGAACCTCCTCATTTCCAccaaagtagctgagattacaggaatagctgagattacagacatgagcctttaTACCTAGTCTATAATTCTTCCTCCCCCTacactccaacacacacacacacgtgtgcatgcacacagttctgatggctcatgctgtaatcctagatactcgggaagctgagatctgagtattgctgtccaaagcctgctggggcaggtaagtccatgagactctcatctccaattaaataccaaaagggctggtagtggagctgtggttctcttctccaattaaataccaaaagggctggtagtggagctgtggttcaaatggtagaacgctagccttgaacaaaaaaatctcagggacagagcccaggccctgagttcaagccctaggatggacacacacacacacacacacacacacacacacagacacacacacagtgtaaaaGTCATTCTTGGCTGTGAAATATACAGAAATAGGTGGTCAGACAGGCTTGAGCTGTGGATTGTAGTTCATCAACCCTTCGttgtaaaagattttttttttttttttttttttttttgccagtcctgtgccctggactcagggcctgagcactgtccctggcttctttttgctcaaggctagcactctgccacttgaaccacagcgccacttctggccattttctgtatatgtggtgctgaggaattgaacccaggacttcatatatccgaggcaagcactgtaccactaggccatattcccaaccctagaaGATTTTTAATTAATGATAATATATGTGTAATGGGGACCTGAACCCATTATGCATATATTATCATTAACTAAGAACTTTCCTGAGAAGGGTCAGTAGAATGAAATTCTGTAACCTAAAAGTGGTTTACCTCCCAAGAAAAACTTCTGAATTAAAAGGAGAAATTAGTTCTgagatttcccctccccccccatactaggacttgaattcaggcttcatgcttgctagacaggcactctactacttgaaccatattcccagctctttttaCTGAGTTTTTtgacaaaggaataaaaaaaagttgTGGAAGTGAGAGTAACCAACACATCTacctcatttaaaaattattttagagtaAATGTATTTTAAGCTGTTTCCTTTAATGATCACTTGAATATGCAGCAGCTGCCAAGTCTGCTGTGTGTCATGGGATCAGAAGATAGCACTGTAGTGGTGGTGTCTACACACCAATCTCTTGTGATTCCAGAATGAAGGGTAGTCATCCCTAATGACCAAATGTTTCCCAGTAACACCCCCCTGGGCACTCAGAATTGTCTTCATTCTGGCATGTTCTGTAATGTTTTGGTATCTttttcctgtcctgtcctctgCAGTTGGTGGCAGTGAACCTTACCGTTCCCAGTGGGAAACGCACCTGTCCAAGGGCTTGCTGCTCATCTTTGTGGTCGATTCGGCGGATCACAACCGATTATGTGAAGCTAAGAAATACCTTCATCAGCTAGTCGAAGCAAACCCAGTCCTGCCTCTGGTTGTGTTTGCACACAAGCAGGTAAAAATCGATATAGAAGTTGCATTGAACAGCTTTActgtggaaacaaacaaaaaaaagtgtagaTATTCAGCAATGCGCTATATATTTAAGTGTGGAGATTATTCATCTTTGTGTGCCTTGAAATACTTGAAATACCTAGTTTAGTGCTTCATGCATGAGAAGAATTCAACTGTATGTAGAACTTATTTCACTAAAAATATAATGTGTACAAAACAATGAATAAATCAAGTTTccattaataaatataaatatgtcatTGTTGATTCTATAGAAAATGATCTTGAAATTTTAggacaatgaaaaaaatattaggaACGGATTAGAAAATTAAGGTATTATACTGACTTAGCTTTATCCCAGAAAATAATGTTGTGGCTAACCCAAACACTGGAATGATCCTGGTGAAAATATTTACAGCCAGCTAGCCACTGAAGTCATGATAATGAGGACACCTTATCCTTCATATTAACATGGGAGAGTCATTAAGAGCAATAACTAAGAGTGAAAAGGAAATGTATCTGAAAGGATTGCAAAATAACcaacttttttctctgcttccattctGGGTGAAGGACCTGGAAGCAGCTTATCACATCACAGATATCCATGATGCTTTGGAATTATCTCAGGTAGGAAATAACAGGAAACTGTTCTTGCTTGGAACTCAAGTAACTGAGACTGGCTCAGACATACCATCCACTTTGCAAGATGCGAAAGACCTGATTGCACATCTGGCTGCAAATTGTCAGTGACCAGGACCAGGGCCACTGTGCAGCTCACCATCCAGCTCATCGTCACAGAATGGGGGATGGTAGATACCAAAGGTTTCCACTTTCGAATAAAAAATAAGCCATTTCCTATTTTCTCGATGAATGATGTATGTATAAAGATAATGCTAATTCACTAAAAGCATTTCTTAGattttgaactttaaaaatatttgtacaaCAGTGTATTTGTGGGAGAAGAATTGGGATTTATTTTTGGTGTCAGGGATCAAATCcatggccttgtacatgctaaacCCACAAACTACCCACTGTGCTATACCTCCAGTTGTGGgattgggcatttttttttcttgtaccaggttttgaactcagggccttgagcaatCCATTTgttacttggctggtgctcttatcacttTTACCATGCCTCCTTCctggttttttgctgattatcttagagatggagtctcacatatGGAGTCTTTCTGACTGggttatgtagctaggattacaggtaggagccactggcaccagtttGGCTGAAATTAGGATTTTTTTCATCATAAGCAAAacaagcagggtgccagtggcttatgtctgaagctactcaggagtctgaaatctgattatagtttgaagccagcctcagcaggaaagtttatggaacttatctccaataaactatcaaaaagctggaaatggagctatgactcaagtggtagagtgctatccttgagcaaaagcctaggacagcacctaggccttgagttcaagatctagtacaggcacacacagacaaaaaaacaaGCATTGAAGCATTGGCAGGACTTTATTGTTTGTGGTTTCATAAACTTCAGGCTGTAGTTTCTTCGCCTCATATGCTTGCACAGAATATCATGTCAGTGGGAACATGTCACAGATTGTTTTTCCAATTCATGGCAGCCaagaaagcagagagaaagagagagagagagagagagagagagagagagagagagagagagagagagagagagagagagagagagaacaagataCCCTCCACCTCACCTCCCACACAAAGTGACTTGCTTCCTCTGGTTATAAATTCtacctcctaaagtttccagaATCTCCAAAATAGTGCCACCAGCTTGGGACCAGGCCTTCAGCATAAGAACTTTTAGGGTAAGAATCCttattcaaaccataacattcTACCCCAGGGCCACTAAAAGAAAGGTTCATGTGCATATCACAATGCAAAATTCATTTAGTCCATCTCCAGGAAACCCTGTAGTCGTAACAGTTCCAGCACCGTTCAAAACTGCCAagtttaggctgggaatgtggcttagtggtagagagagtTCTTGCCTTATAtactggaagccctgggttggttgctcagcaccacatatatagaaaatggccagaagtggaactgtggctcaaatggtagagtgctagccttgagcaaaaagaagccagggacggtgctcaggccatgacttcaagccccaggactggcaaaagaaaaaaaaaaatggaaaagaggatTTGTTCATCAAATTTTGCTGCTCAGATTTTGGAATCTGGCAAAAAATGGTGAAGCCTGAAGTTCTAAGGTACAATGAACATAATGCACCTAGGGCATTATGTGTGCTTTTGGAGATTCGAGATAGGAGTGGCTGCCTTTAAATCTCTACCTTCCTCACAGCATTATCTGTAGTGGATCATGTGACAGTAGCCACTCAGAGTCTGTCAGATCTCCCATTGTTAGACTATGGAGTTGGATCACAATGATTCTGGATTGTCAGAAACATTGGGTTTTAGTTTCTGCCTCAAAAGTTTTTTACAATGGGACCTATGGACACGCCTTAATAGGCATCCTTAGTTTTCTCCCTATAAAAGAATCACatccagctggggatatggcctactggcaagagtacttgtctcgtatacacgaagccctgggttcaattccccagcaccacatatacagaaaatggccagaagtggcgctgtggctcaagtggcagagtgctagccttgagcaaaaagaagctaggggcagtgctcaggccctgagtccaagccccaggactggccaaggaaaaaaaaaaaaaaaagaatcacatccAAAGCAGATTGCTTCCAGCCCTAAACTGATTTGTATGCTGCCTTTCccctgtatttttgttttgtgtttttttggttttttgctatcagtccttgggtttgaactcagggtgctgtccctgaagtttttttgttttgttttgtttttttgctcaaggctagtgctctgccacttgagccacaactccacttcccattttttcctttatggtcaaagtgaattacagagggttacagtttcgtatgtgttcaacttgttactgcctcattcccccccccttcccccttccccctttccctctcctcccctcatgagttgtacagttggtttacactaaatggttttgtaagtattgcttttggaatggtttgtctttttatcctttgtctcttgattttggtattcccattcccttccctagttctaatacatgtatatacattatccatggtactaagatcagatacagtgatagccggggtgaaaccacaggaagacttacgcccccccccttttttttttgacactaaattggagatgagtctcccaaGCTATCCTacatgggctgtctttgaactgtgatcttcatatctcagcctcatagctaggattataggcttgagccaccagcacccgcctTCCTTGTGTTTTCTAAGGGAGTCAGGGACTTATACAAGTTTCTGGAGATGATTTTCAAAGGTGATAGGAAAAGTTTTTAGGATGAAGAACGAATGATATTTCTGTTCTTCCCTGTTCATACATGTGGGAGTTAACTGGAGTTACTGATTACCTGGGATGTCAGAGGGGGTGATAGAAAAGGAGACTTGAAATAAAGTCAATCTATAGCTATACACTGATGCCAATATATAGCTGTGGTGTGGATCAGTTATTCTGTGTGACCATTACTAATCTCTCTCCATGAAAAGACTCCTTGGGTTTCTGGGTCATGTTGAAATGATGGCTATAGTCCACATTTAAATACCAAGAAGACCTAAAGACCAGAGTATAACAGTTGCAGTCTTAGATGATCTCTCTCCTGGGTTACTTGTGGAGGTAGAGAGGTGATGCTGGAGACTGCTTTCAGGGCCTGTCACGTCTGTCACCAAGCTATATTTGCCCCCAAGCCCTAACCCCTGCAGTTTTTGATGGGTACAGCCTCTATGACTCTTCTCTTGTATACCCATTGTTAGGAGAAAGCCCCTTCCTGATAGATTCTTTGAATATTCAAAGAAGACTTTTCATTTAGTGGTTGTCTAGTTTTACTGTGTTAGAGGCCATCCCACCTCTTTAAGGTAGATTGACATAACTCTGCTGACTGTTTATAGGCTGACTTCCgtatttcccccacctcaggtcctTTAGCCCCTCCCATTATCTCCCAGCTGCACCcatacctgaactccctgccctCAAGCTATAATTAACCACTCCCACTGGCCACTCAGACCTACCTATTTCCCTTTTAGCACCAGAGACACATAAGTGACCACTTGGATAAAGTGCAgaggccatgttgctccctctcccatgggagacatggccccactaataaaccttatgaACCTTCTATCCATGACTATCTCTGTGTGGTCCCCTGGAATGGCTGGAGCAGATTCTTTCAAGTTAGAGGATGCTTTATCCTCCCATCCCTAAAAAAGAATGCTCCCCGCACTGCTTTTGGccagtacaggggtttgaactcaagtccctccctcccttcctcccttccttctgcttgaactcagggctaggcattGAACCTgagttttgtttgctcaaggcaagtgctctaccacgtgagccacagctccagggacaggaaagcctgtgggactcttaatcacaggaaaagctagaagtgccattgtggcccaagtggtaaagtgctagccttgcgcaaaaaggagctaagggccagtgcccagacccagagttccagccccaggaccggcaaaaacaaaacaacaaaaacagtatcATGGACTTAAACCCtcccagttggcttcaaattgcaatcctcagatctcaacttgagtagctaggattacaggagtgagccatcagtgcctggtgtGGCTtaacttttcactcaaagctggcacacctccagcctggcttttttgctgcttaattggagatagacttttgagaactttcctatcctggctggttttggacttcaattctcagatctcagccttctgagtagctaggattacaggtgtgaaccacctttGCCAGGCACGGATACTGCTTCTTGGAACCCCTGAGACCTAATATAGATTCGCTGAGTGTGCCGTACTACACTGGAAGCTCACATGTTCTGCATTAAGGACTGCGGGACCTAGAGGACCTAAAACTCTTCTCCCTTGACCGGAAACTGAGTCACAACACTGCCTACCTGTACGTTCCCATAGCAACCGACAAGGAGAGGGAGAAACTAGGGGCGGGGCTGTCGCGCTGGGCGGGTCAGTGACAGGGCAGCGCAGTCAGGGGGCGGAGCAGTCAGGAGGCGGAGCTATTCGCGCTGGGCAGGGCGGGGTAgtgggagggcggggctggtatggccggggcggggcggggcggggcggggcgcgggtccCCGGGTCATGAGTTACCGCTCAGACCGTGATCTGCGCTGAGCGCGGCAAAGGTGAGAGCTGCACGTGGAGGGAACTTCTTAGAACCATGGAGGAACAGGATTTTTCGGGTTCTTACGCAGAGTCGGAGATAACAGAAGGGCTGGAAACGACGGATCAGTCCCTTTGCTCCGAAGTCTGTCAGAAGCCCCTTgtgctcaggctcctgaatacACACCCAGAGGAGactgtggaggctgaggaagACGAGGAGGCAGAGGACGacgaggaggcagaggaagaggaggaggaagaggaggaggaggaggaggaggccgagggggaggaggaggccgaggAGACCGAGGAGGCCAAGGAGGCCGACAAGCTAGACCAGGGAGACAAGAGCACCAAGTTTGACCAGTCACTCGAGTCCAGGGAACCCTTCAGGCCCCACGAGTCCTTTGAGCTCTCCACACATTTCGAGGCCCAGAAACCCACTTCGCACTTCGAGGCCCGTCAACCCTCCACACAGTTCGAGTCCTATAAATCCGCCATACACTTCGAGACACGTAGAACCTCCTCGTCCCCCAAGACCCATGAGCCCGGTACACCCCACAAGCTCCAGGGGGCACGTGTGCTCTACACGACCCGCAAGGCCCAGGAGCCAACCGTGTCCCTGGAGCCCCTCAAGCTCCACAAGCCTGATAAAATGGATTTGCTTCCTACAGCGACAGTGACACTATCCCCATCCCTCATCACCAGGTGCCCTCCACGGCTTTATCAGTCTTCTCAAAGCGGTAGGTGATGTCCCCACGTCCTCCCCCAGAAACCCCACCCATCTAGAAGTTGGGTGTCCTCTTTGAAGGTTTGTTTTAAATTCCTTTCAGATTTCTTAATTCTAGTGCTAACTACCTGCTGCTTTTCAGCTACCTGTTTTGGGACTTCTTGGGAGTCATGGGAAATTAACATCCTAATTGTAACAGAGACATTGACTTCTAATGACCCTCTTTTGAAGGCCTTCCTAATTTCCCTCTACAGCAGGCCACTGCATATGAGTTACACTCTAATCAGTCCCTGTTACTGCACTTAGTGCTTTGTTTTACATCATTTCCTTTTCAACTGAAAACAGACACTTGGAGggagaatatttttgttattagcaCATGATTCTAGAGAGGGAAACAGTCGTGGAACAAGTAGTCAAGGAGTGCACTGAATTCCTCACTCTCTTAGTCCTCAACCAGTTGGGACTTGGGTATAAGCAACCCATCTGACCACATCAGATGACCTTCTTTTGTCCACATTGGACCTGACCAACTTTTATCACACGCTTTCACGGATTCCTCCTGACCTAgctttagttctgtggtttgttAGTGCAGGTGTGCCCTTCAGTGTCTTTCTTTTGCCACACCATGGCTCTCTGGCTATCCACCATACTTTTAAGAAAATTCCAACTCTGGTTAAACCCAGCAATTCCTCTATCCTCTTGCTAAACCTAAGCAGTTGACTCTTGCTATACAAAATTGCACACATATTGACTAGTTTTATCTCAAGTTCATTACCACAGTCCTTAGTTGGCCATTTGGTTCTTCCTAGCAAAGTAACTTTGTCACTTCCCTGAAGAGTTAGCCTCACAATCTATCAAGAAAGTAGAGGCAATCAATCATGAATTCACTGATTTTCTTACCACAGATCTATTTGTCTTACTCCCACCTGTACTCAtggattcttttgttgttggttgtggggcttgtgaGCTactttgctcaaagatagcgctttgccactttaagccacagcaccacttctggttttctgtggttcattggagatgagagtctta is part of the Perognathus longimembris pacificus isolate PPM17 chromosome 16, ASM2315922v1, whole genome shotgun sequence genome and encodes:
- the Arl9 gene encoding ADP-ribosylation factor-like protein 9 isoform X1, yielding MERGKMKKEKAKEAEIRGRGREDKKKEVEKFRDREKKGKEKSREVIMIKRKDERKKEPVKTMEKEKEQFKEKPEKENNDGDTLINTLPPPQVGEEKNKILVLGLDGAGKTSLLHSLASHKVQDSVAPTQGVNEVCIDIDNNQMKFLEIGGSEPYRSQWETHLSKGLLLIFVVDSADHNRLCEAKKYLHQLVEANPVLPLVVFAHKQDLEAAYHITDIHDALELSQVGNNRKLFLLGTQVTETGSDIPSTLQDAKDLIAHLAANCQ
- the Arl9 gene encoding ADP-ribosylation factor-like protein 9 isoform X2 → MKFLEIGGSEPYRSQWETHLSKGLLLIFVVDSADHNRLCEAKKYLHQLVEANPVLPLVVFAHKQDLEAAYHITDIHDALELSQVGNNRKLFLLGTQVTETGSDIPSTLQDAKDLIAHLAANCQ